The Pan paniscus chromosome 1, NHGRI_mPanPan1-v2.0_pri, whole genome shotgun sequence genome has a segment encoding these proteins:
- the VCAM1 gene encoding vascular cell adhesion protein 1 isoform X1, whose translation MPGKMVVILGASNILWIMFAASQAFKIETTPESRYLAQIGDSVSLTCSTTGCESPFFSWRTQIDSPLNGKVTNEGTTSTLTMNPVSFGNEHSYLCTATCESRKLEKGIQVEIYSFPKDPEIHLSGPLEAGKPITVKCSVADVYPFDRLEIDLLKGDHLMKSQEFLEDADRKSLETKSLEVTFTPVIEDIGKVLVCRAKLHIDEMDSVPTERQAVKELQVYKKPFTVEISPGPRIAAQIGDSVMLTCSVMGCESPSFSWRTQIDSPLSGKVRSEGTNSTLTLSPVSFENEHSYLCTVTCGHKKLEKGIQVELYSFPRDPEIEMSGDLVNGSSVTVSCKVPSVYPLDRLEIELLKGETILKNIEFLEDTDMKSLENKSLEMTFIPTIEDTGKALVCQAKLHIDDMEFEPKQRQSTQTLYVNVAPRDTIVLVSPSSILEEGSSVNMTCLSQGFPAPKILWSRQLPNGELQPLSENATLTLISTKMEDSGVYLCEGINQAGRSRKEVELIIQVTPKDIKLTAFPSESVKEGDTVIISCTCGNVPETWIILKKKAETGDTVLKSIDGAYTIRKAQLKDAGVYECESKNKVGSQLRSLTLDVQGRENSKDYFSPELLVLYFASSLVIPAIGMIIYFARKANMKGSYSLVEAQKSKV comes from the exons ATGCCTGGGAAGATGGTCGTGATCCTTGGAGCCTCAAATATACTTTGGATAATGTTTGCAGCTT CTCAAGCTTTTAAAATCGAGACCACCCCAGAATCTAGATATCTTGCTCAGATTGGTGACTCCGTCTCATTGACTTGCAGCACCACAGGCTGTGAGTCCCCATTTTTCTCTTGGAGAACCCAGATAGATAGTCCACTGAATGGGAAGGTGACGAATGAGGGGACCACATCTACGCTGACAATGAATCCTGTTAGTTTTGGGAACGAACACTCTTACCTGTGCACAGCAACTTGTGAATCTAGGAAATTGGAAAAAGGAATCCAGGTGGAGATCTACT CTTTTCCTAAGGATCCAGAGATTCATTTGAGTGgccctctggaggctgggaagcccatcACAGTCAAGTGTTCGGTTGCTGATGTATACCCATTTGACAGGCTGGAGATAGACTTACTGAAAGGAGATCATCTCATGAAGAGTCAGGAATTTCTGGAGGATGCAGACAGGAAGTCCCTGGAAACCAAGAGTTTGGAAGTAACCTTTACTCCTGTCATTGAGGATATTGGAAAAGTTCTTGTTTGCCGAGCTAAATTACACATTGATGAAATGGATTCTGTGCCCACAGAAAGGCAGGCTGTAAAAGAATTGCAAGTCTACA AGAAACCATTTACTGTTGAGATCTCCCCTGGACCCCGGATTGCTGCTCAGATTGGAGACTCAGTCATGTTGACATGTAGTGTCATGGGCTGTGAATCCCCATCTTTCTCCTGGAGAACCCAGATAGACAGCCCTCTGAGCGGGAAGGTGAGGAGTGAGGGGACCAATTCCACGCTGACCCTGAGCCCTGTGAGTTTTGAGAACGAACACTCTTATCTGTGCACAGTGACTTGTGGACATAAGAAACTGGAAAAGGGAATCCAGGTGGAGCTCTACT CATTCCCTAGAGATCCAGAAATCGAGATGAGTGGTGACCTCGTGAATGGGAGCTCCGTCACTGTAAGCTGCAAGGTTCCTAGCGTGTACCCCCTTGACCGGTTGGAGATTGAATTACTTAAGGGGGAGACTATTCTGAAGAATATAGAGTTTTTGGAGGATACGGATATGAAATCTCTAGAGAACAAAAGTTTGGAAATGACCTTCATCCCTACCATTGAAGATACTGGAAAAGCTCTTGTTTGTCAGGCCAAGTTACATATTGATGACATGGAATTCGAACCCAAACAAAGGCAGAGTACGCAAACACTTTATGTCAATG TTGCCCCCAGAGATACAATCGTCTTGGtcagcccttcctccatcctggaGGAAGGCAGTTCTGTGAATATGACATGCTTGAGCCAAGGCTTTCCTGCTCCGAAAATCCTGTGGAGCAGGCAGCTCCCTAATGGGGAGCTACAGCCTCTTTCTGAGAATGCAACTCTCAccttaatttctacaaaaatggaaGATTCTGGGGTTTATTTATGTGAAGGAATTAACCAGGCTGGAAGAAGCAGAAAGGAAGTGGAATTAATTATCCAAG TTACTCCAAAAGACATAAAACTTACAGCTTTTCCTTCTGAGAGTGTCAAAGAAGGAGACACTGTCATCATCTCTTGTACATGTGGAAATGTTCCAGAAACATGGATAATCCTGAAGAAAAAAGCGGAGACAGGAGACACAGTACTAAAATCTATAGATGGCGCCTATACCATCCGAAAGGCCCAGTTGAAGGATGCGGGAGTATATGAATGTGAATCTAAAAACAAAGTTGGCTCACAATTAAGAAGTTTAACACTTGATGTTCAAG GAAGAGAAAACAGCAAAGACTATTTTTCTCCTGAGCTTCTCGTGCTCTATTTTGCATCCTCCTTAGTAATACCTGCCATTGGAATGATAATTTACTTTGCAAGAAAAGCCAACATGAAGGGGTCATATAGTCTTGTAGAAGCACAGAAATCAAAAGTGTAG
- the VCAM1 gene encoding vascular cell adhesion protein 1 isoform X2 — protein MPGKMVVILGASNILWIMFAASQAFKIETTPESRYLAQIGDSVSLTCSTTGCESPFFSWRTQIDSPLNGKVTNEGTTSTLTMNPVSFGNEHSYLCTATCESRKLEKGIQVEIYSFPKDPEIHLSGPLEAGKPITVKCSVADVYPFDRLEIDLLKGDHLMKSQEFLEDADRKSLETKSLEVTFTPVIEDIGKVLVCRAKLHIDEMDSVPTERQAVKELQVYTFPRDPEIEMSGDLVNGSSVTVSCKVPSVYPLDRLEIELLKGETILKNIEFLEDTDMKSLENKSLEMTFIPTIEDTGKALVCQAKLHIDDMEFEPKQRQSTQTLYVNVAPRDTIVLVSPSSILEEGSSVNMTCLSQGFPAPKILWSRQLPNGELQPLSENATLTLISTKMEDSGVYLCEGINQAGRSRKEVELIIQVTPKDIKLTAFPSESVKEGDTVIISCTCGNVPETWIILKKKAETGDTVLKSIDGAYTIRKAQLKDAGVYECESKNKVGSQLRSLTLDVQGRENSKDYFSPELLVLYFASSLVIPAIGMIIYFARKANMKGSYSLVEAQKSKV, from the exons ATGCCTGGGAAGATGGTCGTGATCCTTGGAGCCTCAAATATACTTTGGATAATGTTTGCAGCTT CTCAAGCTTTTAAAATCGAGACCACCCCAGAATCTAGATATCTTGCTCAGATTGGTGACTCCGTCTCATTGACTTGCAGCACCACAGGCTGTGAGTCCCCATTTTTCTCTTGGAGAACCCAGATAGATAGTCCACTGAATGGGAAGGTGACGAATGAGGGGACCACATCTACGCTGACAATGAATCCTGTTAGTTTTGGGAACGAACACTCTTACCTGTGCACAGCAACTTGTGAATCTAGGAAATTGGAAAAAGGAATCCAGGTGGAGATCTACT CTTTTCCTAAGGATCCAGAGATTCATTTGAGTGgccctctggaggctgggaagcccatcACAGTCAAGTGTTCGGTTGCTGATGTATACCCATTTGACAGGCTGGAGATAGACTTACTGAAAGGAGATCATCTCATGAAGAGTCAGGAATTTCTGGAGGATGCAGACAGGAAGTCCCTGGAAACCAAGAGTTTGGAAGTAACCTTTACTCCTGTCATTGAGGATATTGGAAAAGTTCTTGTTTGCCGAGCTAAATTACACATTGATGAAATGGATTCTGTGCCCACAGAAAGGCAGGCTGTAAAAGAATTGCAAGTCTACA CATTCCCTAGAGATCCAGAAATCGAGATGAGTGGTGACCTCGTGAATGGGAGCTCCGTCACTGTAAGCTGCAAGGTTCCTAGCGTGTACCCCCTTGACCGGTTGGAGATTGAATTACTTAAGGGGGAGACTATTCTGAAGAATATAGAGTTTTTGGAGGATACGGATATGAAATCTCTAGAGAACAAAAGTTTGGAAATGACCTTCATCCCTACCATTGAAGATACTGGAAAAGCTCTTGTTTGTCAGGCCAAGTTACATATTGATGACATGGAATTCGAACCCAAACAAAGGCAGAGTACGCAAACACTTTATGTCAATG TTGCCCCCAGAGATACAATCGTCTTGGtcagcccttcctccatcctggaGGAAGGCAGTTCTGTGAATATGACATGCTTGAGCCAAGGCTTTCCTGCTCCGAAAATCCTGTGGAGCAGGCAGCTCCCTAATGGGGAGCTACAGCCTCTTTCTGAGAATGCAACTCTCAccttaatttctacaaaaatggaaGATTCTGGGGTTTATTTATGTGAAGGAATTAACCAGGCTGGAAGAAGCAGAAAGGAAGTGGAATTAATTATCCAAG TTACTCCAAAAGACATAAAACTTACAGCTTTTCCTTCTGAGAGTGTCAAAGAAGGAGACACTGTCATCATCTCTTGTACATGTGGAAATGTTCCAGAAACATGGATAATCCTGAAGAAAAAAGCGGAGACAGGAGACACAGTACTAAAATCTATAGATGGCGCCTATACCATCCGAAAGGCCCAGTTGAAGGATGCGGGAGTATATGAATGTGAATCTAAAAACAAAGTTGGCTCACAATTAAGAAGTTTAACACTTGATGTTCAAG GAAGAGAAAACAGCAAAGACTATTTTTCTCCTGAGCTTCTCGTGCTCTATTTTGCATCCTCCTTAGTAATACCTGCCATTGGAATGATAATTTACTTTGCAAGAAAAGCCAACATGAAGGGGTCATATAGTCTTGTAGAAGCACAGAAATCAAAAGTGTAG